The following proteins are encoded in a genomic region of Streptomyces sp. SLBN-31:
- a CDS encoding carbohydrate-binding protein, producing MRRLRACLGAAAAVGLTTAGATTLVAGNASGATTALSNRWYAAAPYLMPLDNDPLDPAAIMDATGLKAFQLAFVLAPNGGGCSPTWGGTAPVSSDTAVQSVIDTVRGKGGDVSISVGGYGGTKLGQTCADAAATAAAYQQVITKYGLHAIDFDLEEPEYENTAAIKNEIGAAKILQRNNPGLYVSVTTAGTADGTGWFGKQMLLEAKSQGFTPNNFSIMPFDGGFNGAASQTSALTNFNAILQSTFGWDQATAYAHEGFSGMNGRSDTGEIFSQTDFQTVLDYATAHNMDRFTFWSLNRDRQCTPVDNGGRTSGTCSSVAQNSWDFAKYSVRFAGATPPSTTPTPTPTPTPTPTGCKTAWSPTAVYTAGDEASYNHHDWKAKWWTQNETPTTTDWGPWQDEGAC from the coding sequence GTGAGACGTCTTCGCGCATGTCTCGGCGCAGCCGCTGCCGTCGGGCTGACCACCGCAGGAGCCACGACGCTCGTGGCGGGCAACGCCTCGGGCGCGACCACCGCACTCAGCAACCGCTGGTACGCGGCCGCCCCCTATCTGATGCCCCTTGACAACGACCCGCTGGACCCGGCCGCCATCATGGACGCGACCGGCCTCAAGGCCTTCCAGCTCGCCTTCGTACTCGCCCCCAACGGCGGTGGCTGCTCCCCCACCTGGGGCGGCACCGCCCCGGTCTCCTCCGACACCGCCGTGCAGTCCGTCATCGACACCGTCCGCGGCAAGGGCGGCGACGTGTCGATCTCCGTCGGTGGTTACGGCGGCACCAAGCTCGGGCAGACGTGCGCGGACGCGGCGGCCACCGCCGCCGCGTACCAGCAGGTCATCACCAAGTACGGTCTGCATGCCATCGACTTCGACCTGGAGGAGCCGGAGTACGAGAACACGGCGGCGATCAAGAACGAGATCGGGGCAGCCAAGATCCTCCAGCGGAACAACCCAGGCCTGTACGTCTCCGTCACCACGGCCGGCACGGCCGACGGCACGGGCTGGTTCGGCAAGCAGATGCTGCTGGAGGCCAAGTCGCAGGGCTTCACGCCCAACAACTTCTCCATCATGCCGTTCGACGGCGGCTTCAACGGAGCGGCCTCGCAGACCAGCGCGCTGACCAACTTCAACGCCATCCTCCAGTCGACGTTCGGCTGGGACCAGGCCACGGCCTACGCCCACGAGGGCTTCTCCGGCATGAACGGGCGCAGCGACACCGGCGAGATCTTCTCCCAGACCGACTTCCAGACCGTCCTGGACTACGCCACCGCTCACAACATGGACCGGTTCACCTTCTGGTCCCTCAACCGCGACCGCCAGTGCACGCCGGTCGACAACGGCGGGCGGACCTCGGGCACCTGCTCCAGCGTGGCCCAGAACTCCTGGGATTTCGCGAAGTACTCGGTCCGGTTCGCGGGTGCCACCCCGCCGTCCACCACCCCCACTCCGACGCCCACCCCCACTCCGACGCCGACGGGGTGCAAGACCGCCTGGAGTCCCACCGCCGTCTACACCGCCGGTGACGAGGCCTCGTACAACCACCACGACTGGAAGGCCAAGTGGTGGACGCAGAACGAGACGCCGACCACCACCGACTGGGGTCCGTGGCAGGACGAAGGCGCCTGCTGA
- a CDS encoding cellulase family glycosylhydrolase, producing the protein MKGTQHPGQRRHGPGRVLALLLTLVAAIALTGTPALAAPGRPGTSAAATTRVLSPKSIVAAMQPSWNLGNTLDAIPDETSWGNPPATKALFDTIKAQGFRSVRLPVTWSGHQSSTAPYTIDATWLSRVRQVVDWALADGLYVVINVHHDSWQWISSMPTDHDNVLTRFKATWTQIAAEFRDSPQALLFESINEPQFNNTTDTQGNQYLDELNTTFHTVVRQSGGNNASRLLMLPSLGSTPSQERMDPLVTEIGSLSDPNLVATVHYYGWYPFSVNIAGGTRFDATSQKDMTDTFTAIGNTLIAKGIPVYMGEYGLLSYPDYNHPPRVEQGEGLKYFEMLGHEARTTGVTTALWDAFNFLNRSTLQWRDPDLINQIKSAWTTRSGTASSDRVFLSKSDAITAQTLPLNPNGLAFKGLWQGGTKLAQGRDYTVSGDRLTLTASALTRLAGNRAYGTNATIEARFSAGLPWKIYVTTYDKPMLSNANGTTGGLTVPTQFRGDLLATMESTYADGSNAGNTSWTPYQEFNVAFSPDHSGNAITLTADYLNALRDGAQTTLTFHFWSGATVMYHVTRSGGSVTGTVA; encoded by the coding sequence ATGAAGGGAACGCAACACCCCGGTCAGCGCAGACACGGACCGGGCCGTGTGCTCGCTCTGCTCCTGACACTGGTCGCCGCCATCGCGCTGACCGGCACCCCCGCGCTCGCCGCACCTGGCCGCCCGGGCACCTCCGCGGCGGCCACCACACGGGTGCTCAGCCCGAAGAGCATCGTCGCGGCGATGCAGCCCAGCTGGAACCTCGGCAACACCCTGGACGCCATCCCGGACGAGACCTCCTGGGGCAATCCGCCGGCCACGAAAGCGCTGTTCGACACCATCAAGGCCCAGGGCTTCCGCAGTGTCCGCCTCCCCGTCACCTGGAGCGGCCACCAGTCCTCCACCGCCCCCTACACGATCGACGCGACCTGGCTGAGCCGTGTCAGGCAGGTCGTCGACTGGGCCCTGGCCGACGGTCTCTACGTGGTGATCAACGTCCACCACGACTCGTGGCAGTGGATCTCCTCGATGCCGACCGACCACGACAACGTCCTGACCCGCTTCAAGGCCACCTGGACCCAGATCGCCGCCGAGTTCAGGGACTCGCCGCAGGCCCTGCTGTTCGAGAGCATCAACGAACCGCAGTTCAACAACACCACCGACACCCAGGGCAACCAGTACCTCGACGAACTCAACACCACGTTCCACACCGTGGTGCGCCAGTCCGGCGGCAACAACGCGAGCCGCCTGCTGATGCTGCCCAGCCTCGGCTCCACGCCCTCCCAGGAACGCATGGACCCACTGGTCACCGAGATCGGCTCGCTGAGCGACCCCAACCTCGTGGCCACCGTGCACTACTACGGCTGGTATCCCTTCAGCGTCAACATCGCCGGCGGCACGCGGTTCGACGCCACCTCGCAGAAGGACATGACCGACACCTTCACCGCGATCGGCAACACCCTGATCGCCAAAGGGATCCCGGTCTACATGGGTGAGTACGGCCTGCTCAGCTACCCCGACTACAACCACCCCCCGCGCGTCGAACAGGGCGAGGGACTCAAGTACTTCGAGATGCTCGGACACGAGGCGCGCACCACCGGAGTGACCACGGCCCTGTGGGACGCCTTCAACTTCCTGAACCGCAGCACACTGCAGTGGCGCGACCCCGACCTGATCAACCAGATCAAGTCGGCCTGGACCACCCGCTCGGGCACCGCCTCCTCGGACCGGGTGTTCCTGTCGAAGTCGGACGCGATCACGGCCCAGACACTGCCCCTGAACCCCAACGGGCTGGCCTTCAAGGGGCTTTGGCAGGGCGGCACGAAACTCGCCCAGGGCAGGGACTACACCGTGTCCGGTGACCGGCTCACGCTGACGGCCTCCGCCCTGACCCGGCTGGCCGGCAACAGGGCCTACGGGACCAATGCGACCATCGAGGCCCGGTTCTCGGCCGGCCTGCCCTGGAAGATCTACGTGACCACGTACGACAAACCGATGCTGTCGAACGCGAACGGCACCACCGGCGGCCTCACCGTCCCCACCCAGTTCCGCGGCGACCTGCTGGCGACCATGGAGTCCACGTACGCCGACGGCAGCAACGCCGGCAATACCAGCTGGACTCCGTACCAGGAGTTCAACGTGGCCTTCTCGCCCGACCACTCCGGCAACGCCATCACCCTGACCGCCGACTACCTCAACGCCTTGCGCGACGGCGCTCAGACGACACTCACGTTCCATTTCTGGAGCGGAGCCACCGTCATGTACCACGTGACGAGGTCCGGCGGTTCGGTGACGGGCACCGTCGCCTGA
- a CDS encoding glycoside hydrolase family 43 protein, with the protein MSDTQQARALVSNPVIPGFHPDPSICRVGEDYYLACSSFEYFPGVPVFHSRDLVHWTQVGNALDRPGQLRLPLDSPSSGGIYAPTLRHHDGRFWLIVTNVSADGNLLVTATDPAGPWSDPVLLPGVQGIDPDLAWDEDGTCWCTVAGVSQIRLDPTTGDTSGPSRRLWSGMPGAKAPEAPHLYRIGDWWYLLIAEGGTERCHGVSIARARTPEGPFEPCPANPVLTHRGTDHPVQNTGHADLVQAPDGSWWMVLLGVRPGGGTPGWHVLGRETFLAPVTWADGWPVVGEVALGLPAPPWPLVPAPVEPVRDDFDLGELRPLWISLRDRPAEHCTVKERSGWLTLRARGGSLDEPAVVFVGRRQQHLTCEARTLIDTAQGRGGLAVRLDEDHHYEIEASEGEVRLLTRIGPLRAVVASRAVPAGPVVLRVRVSGAPQRDARTGPDLLTLGVEEPDGTFTELGTLDGRYLSTEVAGGFTGRVIGMYAASGTVHFDWFDYEPLTP; encoded by the coding sequence GTGTCAGACACGCAGCAGGCGCGCGCCCTTGTGTCCAACCCCGTGATCCCCGGTTTCCACCCCGATCCCAGCATCTGCCGGGTCGGCGAGGACTACTACCTGGCGTGCTCGAGCTTCGAGTACTTCCCCGGCGTGCCCGTCTTCCACAGCCGGGACCTGGTGCACTGGACGCAGGTCGGCAACGCCCTCGACCGACCGGGCCAGTTGCGCCTGCCCCTGGACTCGCCCTCGTCGGGCGGGATCTACGCACCCACCCTGCGCCACCACGACGGCCGGTTCTGGCTGATCGTCACCAACGTCAGCGCCGACGGCAATCTGCTGGTCACGGCCACCGACCCGGCGGGCCCGTGGTCCGACCCGGTTCTGCTGCCCGGTGTTCAAGGCATCGACCCGGACCTGGCCTGGGACGAGGACGGAACGTGCTGGTGCACGGTCGCCGGAGTCTCACAGATCCGCCTCGACCCCACGACCGGGGACACGTCCGGCCCCTCGCGCAGGCTCTGGTCCGGCATGCCCGGCGCCAAGGCCCCGGAGGCGCCGCACCTGTACCGGATCGGCGACTGGTGGTACCTGCTCATCGCCGAGGGCGGTACCGAGCGCTGCCACGGTGTCTCCATCGCCCGCGCGCGCACGCCCGAGGGCCCGTTCGAGCCCTGCCCGGCCAACCCGGTCCTCACCCATCGCGGCACCGACCACCCCGTGCAGAACACCGGGCACGCGGACCTGGTCCAGGCACCCGACGGCTCCTGGTGGATGGTGCTGCTCGGGGTGCGCCCCGGCGGCGGCACCCCCGGCTGGCACGTCCTGGGCCGCGAGACCTTCCTGGCACCGGTGACCTGGGCGGACGGCTGGCCGGTCGTCGGCGAGGTGGCACTCGGCCTGCCCGCGCCCCCGTGGCCGCTCGTGCCCGCTCCGGTGGAGCCCGTCCGGGACGACTTCGACCTCGGCGAGCTGCGGCCGCTGTGGATCTCGCTCCGGGACCGTCCGGCAGAGCACTGCACGGTCAAGGAGCGGTCCGGCTGGCTCACCCTGCGCGCCCGGGGCGGCTCCCTCGACGAGCCCGCCGTCGTCTTCGTCGGCCGCCGGCAGCAGCACCTGACCTGCGAGGCGCGCACCCTGATCGATACGGCACAGGGGCGCGGCGGGCTCGCGGTCCGGCTGGACGAGGACCACCACTACGAGATCGAGGCGTCCGAGGGAGAGGTGCGACTGCTCACCCGCATCGGCCCGCTGCGCGCGGTCGTGGCGTCCCGGGCGGTGCCCGCCGGGCCCGTGGTCCTGCGCGTCCGTGTCTCCGGCGCCCCCCAGCGGGATGCCCGCACCGGCCCGGACCTGCTCACGCTCGGCGTCGAGGAGCCGGACGGCACGTTCACCGAACTCGGCACCCTCGACGGGCGCTACCTGTCGACCGAGGTGGCCGGCGGCTTCACCGGCCGGGTCATCGGCATGTACGCCGCGTCCGGCACCGTCCACTTCGACTGGTTCGACTACGAGCCCCTCACCCCCTGA